The nucleotide window TTCCCGCGGAGGGACAGACATGGTCATCGAGTGGCTCATGGGCGGCATGAAAATAGAAAAAGAAACGCTGATCTCATTGCTGAAACAGACTCTCCCTCCGGATATCCTGAAATATCTGGATAAATAAATTTATTCGTTATCCACGAATTCAAGAAAATGTCACATATATCATAATTTGTGACTTGATTTTTCCTGCTCTCCTGGTCTATAATGCGGATAAAGTCATAATAAAAGCTATGACGGGAAGAAGTAAGACGGTCCCTGTCTTCCAGAGAGCATCCGGAGGGTGAAAGGATGCAGACAGCCTGTTCCGAATACATCCCTGAGCCGCCTGCCTGAACTGAAAGTAGGGCAGGACGAAGACGCTCGTTACCGCGTAAGAGAGCCTCTATTCTGTGGTTCTCAGTGAGGAATATCCTGTGAGGGATTTTCAAATTAGAGGTGGTACCGCGAAGTTTACTTCGTCCTCTGTCTATAAGACAGGGGACTTTTTTATATCATAGGAAAGTACGCTCTATGATATAAAAAGCCCCGAGTAATTTCTAAAGTTTAAAAAAGGAGACTGAATATGGAAATTTATGAAGAGCTTGTGGCCCGTGGACTGGTCGCACAAGTAACTGACGAAAATGAAATCAAGGAACTGATCAATCATGGAAACGCCAGATTTTATATCGGGTTTGACCCCACTGCCGATTCTCTGCATGTGGGCCATTTCATGGCCCTCTGTCTGATGAAGCGCCTTCAGATGGCCGGCAACAAACCGGTCGTCCTGTTGGGCGGCGGCACAGGATATATCGGAGATCCCTCCGGAAGAAGCGATATGCGCTCCATGATGACACCGGAAACCATACAGCACAACTGTCTCTGCTTTAAAAAACAGATGGAGCGCTTTATCGAATTCGGGTCGGACAAGGCGATCATGGTAAACAACGCGGACTGGCTGCTGGATCTGAACTATATCGAGCTTCTGCGGGACGTGGGCGCCTGTTTTTCTGTCAACAATATGCTGCGCGCCGAATGCTATAAGCAAAGGATGGAAAAGGGACTGAGCTTCCTGGAATTCAACTATATGATCATGCAGGCCTACGACTTCTATCATCTGCATAAGCACTATGGCTGCAACATGCAGTTCGGCGGCGACGACCAGTGGTCCAACATGCTCGCCGGCACAGACTTGATCCGCCGGAAGACTGGAGAAGACGCCTATGCCATGACCATCACGCTCCTTATGAACTCCGAGGGAAACAAGATGGGAAAAACCGCCAAGGGCGCCGTCTGGCTGGACCCTGAAAAGACTTCTCCCTTTGAGTTTTTCCAGTATTGGAGAAATGTCGGAGACGATGATGTCCTGAAATGTATCCGGATGCTCACCTTCCTCCCCTTGGAAGAAATCGAACGGATGGAAAAATGGGAAGGGAGCCAGCTGAACGAAGCAAAAGAAATCCTCGCCTACGAACTTACAGAGCTGGTCCATGGCGCCTCTGAGGCCCAAAATGCCAGACAGGCTTCCCATGCCCTCTTTTCCAAAGGCAGCGACGATACTCATATGCCCACCACAGAAATCGACGCAGACCGGCTGGAAGATGGTTCCATCGGAATTCTGGATCTGATGCTGCTTTGCGGGCTTGCTCCCACAAAAAGCGAGGCAAGACGCCTGGTACAGCAGGGAGGCGTCTCCGTCGGCGAAGAAAAAGCTGCCCTGGACACCAGAGTGACAGAGCAGCAGCTAAAAAACGGTGTAAAAATCCGAAAAGGCAAAAAGGTATACCATAAAGC belongs to Qiania dongpingensis and includes:
- the tyrS gene encoding tyrosine--tRNA ligase, with product MEIYEELVARGLVAQVTDENEIKELINHGNARFYIGFDPTADSLHVGHFMALCLMKRLQMAGNKPVVLLGGGTGYIGDPSGRSDMRSMMTPETIQHNCLCFKKQMERFIEFGSDKAIMVNNADWLLDLNYIELLRDVGACFSVNNMLRAECYKQRMEKGLSFLEFNYMIMQAYDFYHLHKHYGCNMQFGGDDQWSNMLAGTDLIRRKTGEDAYAMTITLLMNSEGNKMGKTAKGAVWLDPEKTSPFEFFQYWRNVGDDDVLKCIRMLTFLPLEEIERMEKWEGSQLNEAKEILAYELTELVHGASEAQNARQASHALFSKGSDDTHMPTTEIDADRLEDGSIGILDLMLLCGLAPTKSEARRLVQQGGVSVGEEKAALDTRVTEQQLKNGVKIRKGKKVYHKAILK